Proteins from one Juglans microcarpa x Juglans regia isolate MS1-56 chromosome 1S, Jm3101_v1.0, whole genome shotgun sequence genomic window:
- the LOC121246843 gene encoding flap endonuclease 1 isoform X3 produces the protein MGIKGLTKLLADNAPKAMKEQKFESYFGRKVAIDASMSIYQFLIVVGRIGTEMLTNEAGEVTSHLQGMFTRTIRLLEAGIKPVYVFDGKPPDLKKQELAKRYSKRADASQDLAEAVETGNKEDIEKFSKRTVKVTKQHNEDCKRLLRLMGVPVIEAPSEAEAQCAALCKSGKVYAVASEDMDSLTFGAPRFLRHLMDPSSRKVPVMEFEVAKTLEELNLTMDQFIDLCILSGCDYCDSIRGIGAQTALKLIRQHGSIENILENINKERFHIPDDWPYQEARQLFKEPVVYTDEEQLEIKWTTPDEEGLITFLVNENGFNSDRVTKAIEKIKAAKNKSAQGRVIF, from the exons ATGGGTATAAAG GGTTTAACGAAGCTCTTGGCGGACAATGCCCCAAAGGCCATGAAGGAGCAGAAATTCGAGAGCTATTTTGGCCGCAAAGTCGCTATCGACGCCAGCATGAGCATTTATCAGTTCCTC ATTGTTGTGGGAAGAATTGGGACTGAGATGCTGACCAATGAGGCTGGTGAAGTTACTAG TCATCTGCAAGGCATGTTTACGCGGACGATAAGACTTCTGGAAGCTGGAATAAAGCCGGT CTATGTTTTTGATGGGAAGCCTCCAGATCTGAAAAAACAAGAGCTGGCAAAACG TTACTCGAAGAGGGCCGATGCTAGCCAGGATTTGGCGGAAGCCGTGGAG ACTGGGAATAAGGAAGATATTGAGAAATTCAGTAAACGTACAGTGAAG GTGACAAAGCAGCACAATGAGGACTGCAAAAGACTGTTAAGACTCATGGGAGTGCCTGTAATTGAG GCTCCTTCAGAAGCAGAGGCACAATGTGCTGCACTTTGCAAATCAGGAAAG GTTTATGCTGTGGCTTCAGAAGACATGGACTCCCTAACATTTGGAGCTCCCCGGTTCCTTCGCCATTTGATGGATCCTAGCTCAAGAAAAGTCCCAGTAATGGAATTTGAAGTTGCAAAG ACCTTGGAGGAACTAAATCTTACTATGGATCAATTCATTGATTTATGCATTCTTTCTGGATGTGATTACTGTGACAGCATTCGAg GAATTGGAGCGCAGACTGCTTTGAAGCTCATCCGTCAACATGGCTCTATCGAGAACATACTGGAGAACATAAACAAAGAGAG GTTCCATATACCAGATGATTGGCCATACCAAGAGGCTCGGCAGCTTTTTAAAGAACCAGTAGTCTATACTGATGAAGAGCAACTTGAGATTAAGTGGACTACTCCAGATGAAGAA GGACTGATTACCTTTCTTGTGAATGAAAATGGATTCAACAGTGACAGAGTGACAAAG gcaatagaaaaaattaaagcagCCAAGAACAAGTCAGCTCAGGGCCG AGTCATTTTTTAA
- the LOC121246843 gene encoding flap endonuclease 1 isoform X2, with protein MGIKGLTKLLADNAPKAMKEQKFESYFGRKVAIDASMSIYQFLIVVGRIGTEMLTNEAGEVTSHLQGMFTRTIRLLEAGIKPVYVFDGKPPDLKKQELAKRYSKRADASQDLAEAVETGNKEDIEKFSKRTVKVTKQHNEDCKRLLRLMGVPVIEAPSEAEAQCAALCKSGKVYAVASEDMDSLTFGAPRFLRHLMDPSSRKVPVMEFEVAKTLEELNLTMDQFIDLCILSGCDYCDSIRGIGAQTALKLIRQHGSIENILENINKERFHIPDDWPYQEARQLFKEPVVYTDEEQLEIKWTTPDEEGLITFLVNENGFNSDRVTKAIEKIKAAKNKSAQGRLESFFKPVANPPAPIKRKETPENAGKETTDKKSKSGGGKKRK; from the exons ATGGGTATAAAG GGTTTAACGAAGCTCTTGGCGGACAATGCCCCAAAGGCCATGAAGGAGCAGAAATTCGAGAGCTATTTTGGCCGCAAAGTCGCTATCGACGCCAGCATGAGCATTTATCAGTTCCTC ATTGTTGTGGGAAGAATTGGGACTGAGATGCTGACCAATGAGGCTGGTGAAGTTACTAG TCATCTGCAAGGCATGTTTACGCGGACGATAAGACTTCTGGAAGCTGGAATAAAGCCGGT CTATGTTTTTGATGGGAAGCCTCCAGATCTGAAAAAACAAGAGCTGGCAAAACG TTACTCGAAGAGGGCCGATGCTAGCCAGGATTTGGCGGAAGCCGTGGAG ACTGGGAATAAGGAAGATATTGAGAAATTCAGTAAACGTACAGTGAAG GTGACAAAGCAGCACAATGAGGACTGCAAAAGACTGTTAAGACTCATGGGAGTGCCTGTAATTGAG GCTCCTTCAGAAGCAGAGGCACAATGTGCTGCACTTTGCAAATCAGGAAAG GTTTATGCTGTGGCTTCAGAAGACATGGACTCCCTAACATTTGGAGCTCCCCGGTTCCTTCGCCATTTGATGGATCCTAGCTCAAGAAAAGTCCCAGTAATGGAATTTGAAGTTGCAAAG ACCTTGGAGGAACTAAATCTTACTATGGATCAATTCATTGATTTATGCATTCTTTCTGGATGTGATTACTGTGACAGCATTCGAg GAATTGGAGCGCAGACTGCTTTGAAGCTCATCCGTCAACATGGCTCTATCGAGAACATACTGGAGAACATAAACAAAGAGAG GTTCCATATACCAGATGATTGGCCATACCAAGAGGCTCGGCAGCTTTTTAAAGAACCAGTAGTCTATACTGATGAAGAGCAACTTGAGATTAAGTGGACTACTCCAGATGAAGAA GGACTGATTACCTTTCTTGTGAATGAAAATGGATTCAACAGTGACAGAGTGACAAAG gcaatagaaaaaattaaagcagCCAAGAACAAGTCAGCTCAGGGCCG ATTAGAGTCATTTTTTAAGCCAGTTGCTAACCCACCTGCACCTATTAAACGAAAG